In Carya illinoinensis cultivar Pawnee chromosome 9, C.illinoinensisPawnee_v1, whole genome shotgun sequence, the following are encoded in one genomic region:
- the LOC122277153 gene encoding probable phospholipid-transporting ATPase 4 isoform X1 encodes MPESSRRTKGKIRWSKLYTFTCLRPSTADFVHQEHLGQPGFSRVVLCNETQLHKTKPHKYPSNYVSTTKYNVVTFLPQSLFEQFRRVANLYFLLAAVLSVTSLAPFSPISLVAPLVFVIGISMLKEAVEDWHRFLQDLNVNSRTVKARVGNGRFADKKWRELSVGDVIKVHKNEYFPSDLLFLSSSYEDGICYVETMNLDGETNLKVKRCLEATLGMNEDEELSKFKGTVRCEDPNPNLYTFVGNLEFENESYALCPAQVLLRDSKLRNTDYIYGVVVFSGPDTKAVQNSTRSPSKRSRIEKKMDRVIYLLFSFLFLISLVTAIASAFFLKYEMLEWSYLRLQDDDNPLFNPSKPKVSGLLHFARALILYGYLIPISLYVSIEVVKVLQTMLINKDIEMYDEVTCKSVRARTSNLNEELGQVEIILSDKTGTLTRNEMEFRKCSIAGISYGGDMKEVDLAASRRMNTCAETCRSSIDESNTSQSFEFSELSEADIMVTEKAIPGGREDGENLSTENPEISTVGKESVIKGFNFRDDRLMNNRWIHRSNLYDVIMFFRVMALCHTGIPVEANQTDKLKYEAESPEEVAFLVASQEFAFQFFRRTQSVMVLKELDPSSGKVVEREYKILHLLEFSSSRKRMSVIVRNKGGQIFLFCKGADSIIFDRLAENGKSYQDSTALHLSNYAEDGFRTLAFAYRIIESAEYEHWNSIFSQAKTTIGPERDELLDKASEMIEKDLILLGAAAVEDKLQKGVPECIDKLAQAGLKIWLLTGDKKETAVNIGFSCSLLQQDMKQFHLCLSKEAETKIQVKAMKEDLLYQIESSYQVMCEECNKDSPFAMVVDGKALEVALTDGVKNQFLQLAVNCAFVICCRVSPKQKALITRLVKEYTGKTTLAIGDGANDVGMIQEAHIGIGISGMEGMQAVMASDFSLPQFRFLERLLIVHGHWCYKRISKMILYFVYKNIVLGLTLFYYECYTSFCGEVLYDDWYLVLFNVILTSLPVISLGVLEQDVSSEICLQFPSLYKQGPKNISFAWKRIIGWILNGVVASLIIFLANIYILSSAAFRQQGEVADVAHLGGITFTCIIWTVNCQIALLVSHFTLIQHLFIWGSILSWYIFLLVYGALPPAYSKKGFHLFMEAIGSAPVYWMITLIVTVASLLPYFMHIVIQRLFYPLDDHILQEMKYCKKESINNQVWQREQSNSRKSTLIGLSARVDARIQYLKEHLHQRKKSIYRSVTSSPIYKSLTSSPLFQ; translated from the exons ATGCCAGAGTCATCAAGGAGAACTAAGGGGAAGATAAGATGGAGCAAACTGTACACCTTCACGTGCTTGCGACCCTCCACTGCAGATTTTGTTCATCAAGAGCACCTTGGTCAGCCAGGATTTTCTCGTGTGGTTCTCTGCAATGAAACTCAACTACACAAGACCAAACCTCACAAATACCCCAGCAATTATGTATCCACAACTAAGTACAATGTAGTCACTTTTCTTCCCCAATCACTGTTTGAGCAATTCCGCAGAGTTGCCAATCTTTATTTTCTCTTGGCAGCCGTGCTGTCCGTCACTTCTTTGGCTCCTTTTTCTCCTATAAGCTTGGTTGCTCCCTTGGTGTTTGTAATTGGGATTAGCATGCTTAAAGAGGCTGTGGAAGATTGGCATAGGTTCTTACAG GACTTGAATGTGAACTCTCGAACTGTAAAGGCTCGTGTAGGAAACGGCAGATTTGCTGATAAAAAATGGAGAGAACTTTCTGTAGGAGATGTCATTAAAGTTCataagaatgaatattttccaaGTGATCTCCTCTTTCTATCTTCCAGCTACGAGGATGGAATTTGTTATGTAGAGACCATGAACCTTGATGGAGAAACAAATCTGAAAGTTAAAAGATGCTTAGAAGCAACACTCGGCATGAATGAAGATGAGGAACTCAGCAAATTCAAAGGCACTGTCCGTTGTGAGGACCCAAATCCAAATCTTTACACCTTTGTGGGCAATTTGGAGTTTGAAAATGAATCATATGCCTTGTGCCCTGCTCAGGTGCTTCTAAGAGATTCAAAACTTCGTAACACTGATTACATTTATGGAGTAGTTGTTTTTAGCGGGCCTGATACAAAAGCAGTACAAAACTCCACAAGGTCGCCATCTAAACGTAGCCGGATAGAAAAAAAGATGGATCGTgtgatttatcttcttttttcatttctttttttgatatcatTAGTCACCGCAATTGCTTCTGCATTCTTTCTGAAATACGAGATGCTTGAATGGTCGTACCTTCGATTGCAAGATGATGACAATCCACTCTTCAATCCCTCAAAGCCCAAGGTTTCTGGTCTTCTGCACTTTGCAAGGGCCCTAATTTTGTATGGCTACTTGATCCCCATTTCCTTATATGTTTCCATTGAAGTGGTGAAAGTTTTACAAACCATGTTAATCAACAAAGATATTGAAATGTATGACGAAGTAACATGTAAGTCTGTTCGAGCCCGAACTTCAAATTTAAATGAAGAACTTGGTCAGGTAGAAATTATTCTTTCGGATAAAACAGGGACTTTGACTCGTAATGAGATGGAATTTAGAAAATGCTCAATTGCAGGGATCTCATATGGGGGTGATATGAAGGAAGTTGATCTTGCTGCATCTAGAAGAATGAATACTTGTGCTGAGACTTGTCGAAGCAGTATTGACGAATCCAACACCAGTCAAAGCTTTGAGTTTTCTGAATTATCTGAGGCAGACATCATGGTCACTGAAAAGGCAATTCCAGGTGGCCGAGAAGATGGGGAGAATCTGAGCACTGAAAACCCAGAAATCTCTACTGTGGGGAAGGAATCTGTTATCAAGGGTTTCAACTTCAGGGATGATAGGCTCATGAACAATCGATGGATACACAGATCCAACTTATATGATGTCATAATGTTCTTCAGAGTCATGGCTCTATGCCACACAGGCATACCTGTTGAAGCCAATCAGACTGATAAGCTAAAGTATGAGGCTGAGTCACCAGAAGAAGTGGCTTTTTTGGTAGCTTCACAAGAATTTGCATTCCAATTTTTCCGAAGAACCCAATCTGTAATGGTTCTCAAGGAGCTGGATCCTTCCTCTGGAAAGGTGGTGGAGAG GGAGTACAAGATTTTACATTTGTTGGAGTTCAGTAGTTCACGGAAGAGAATGTCAGTCATAGTGAGGAATAAAGGTGGTCAGATCTTTCTCTTTTGCAAAGGTGCTGACAG CATTATCTTCGACAGGCTTGCAGAAAATGGTAAATCATACCAAGACTCAACAGCTTTGCACCTTTCAAATTATGCAGAAGATGGTTTTCGCACTCTAGCATTTGCATATAGGATTATAGAGAGTGCAGAATACGAACATTGGAACTCTATATTTTCACAGGCTAAGACCACAATAGGTCCTGAAAGAGATGAATTACTAGATAAAGCATCTGAAATGATTGAAAAAGATCTGATTTTATTGGGGGCTGCTGCTGTTGAAGACAAGTTACAGAAAGGG GTTCCAGAGTGCATAGATAAACTTGCCCAAGCAGGGCTAAAAATATGGCTGCTCACAGGTGACAAGAAGGAAACTGCAGTAAATATTGG ATTTTCTTGTAGCTTACTTCAGCAGGATATGAAGCAGTTCCATTTATGTTTGAGCAAAGAAGCTGAAACTAAGATCCAAGTGAAG GCTATGAAAGAAGACCTTTTATATCAAATTGAAAGTTCGTACCAAGTGATGTGTGAAGAATGCAATAAAGACTCTCCCTTTGCCATGGTGGTAGATGGCAAAGCTCTTGAAGTCGCTTTGACAGATGGCGTAAAGAACCAGTTCTTACAGTTGGCTGTTAATTGTGCCTTTGTTATATGCTGTCGAGTGTCTCCGAAACAGAAAGCGTTG ATTACTCGATTGGTGAAAGAGTATACTGGAAAGACAACCCTTGCCATTGGAGATGGGGCAAATGATGTTGGCATGATTCAAGAAGCTCATATTGGTATTGGGATTAGTGGCATGGAAGGAATGCAA GCAGTAATGGCAAGTGACTTCTCATTGCCTCAATTCCGATTTTTAGAGAGGTTACTTATAGTTCATGGGCACTGGTGTTACAAGAGAATTTCCAAAATG ATTCTCTACTTTGTATACAAGAACATTGTACTTGGCCTCACTCTATTCTATTATGAATGTTACACAAGTTTCTGTGGGGAGGTCCTATATGATGACTGGTACTTGGTGCTGTTCAATGTGATTTTGACATCATTGCCAGTGATATCATTAGGAGTCCTAGAGCAGGATGTTTCCTCTGAAATATGCCTCCAG TTCCCTTCCCTTTATAAACAGGGTCCAAAGAACATATCCTTTGCTTGGAAGCGCATCATTGGTTGGATATTGAATGGTGTGGTAGCTTCTCTAATCATCTTTCTTGCCAATATATACATACTCTCCTCTGCCGCATTCCGACAGCAGGGAGAAGTTGCAGATGTTGCACACCTCGGTGGCATTACATTCACATGCATAATCTGGACTGTAAATTGCCAAATTGCTCTACTTGTCAGTCACTTTACTTTGATCCAACATCTTTTTATATGGGGTAGCATATTGTCCTGGTACATCTTCCTGCTTGTGTATGGTGCTCTTCCTCCTGCCTACTCAAAGAAAGGATTCCATCTCTTCATGGAAGCTATTGGCAGTGCACCAGTGTATTGGATGATTACATTGATTGTCACAGTAGCTTCTCTTCTACCATACTTCATGCACATTGTCATCCAACGTTTATTCTATCCCCTGGATGATCATATCCTTCAAGAAATGAAGTATTGCAAGAAAGAAAGTATCAACAATCAAGTATGGCAAAGGGAGCAATCCAACTCAAGGAAGAGCACCCTGATAGGGCTTTCTGCCAGAGTTGATGCAAGGATTCAATATTTGAAAGAACACTTGCACCAGAggaaaaaatcaatatatagaTCAGTAACAAGCAGCCCAATATACAAGTCATTGACAAGCAGCCCATTATTTCAATGA
- the LOC122277153 gene encoding probable phospholipid-transporting ATPase 5 isoform X2 — MPESSRRTKGKIRWSKLYTFTCLRPSTADFVHQEHLGQPGFSRVVLCNETQLHKTKPHKYPSNYVSTTKYNVVTFLPQSLFEQFRRVANLYFLLAAVLSVTSLAPFSPISLVAPLVFVIGISMLKEAVEDWHRFLQDLNVNSRTVKARVGNGRFADKKWRELSVGDVIKVHKNEYFPSDLLFLSSSYEDGICYVETMNLDGETNLKVKRCLEATLGMNEDEELSKFKGTVRCEDPNPNLYTFVGNLEFENESYALCPAQVLLRDSKLRNTDYIYGVVVFSGPDTKAVQNSTRSPSKRSRIEKKMDRVIYLLFSFLFLISLVTAIASAFFLKYEMLEWSYLRLQDDDNPLFNPSKPKVSGLLHFARALILYGYLIPISLYVSIEVVKVLQTMLINKDIEMYDEVTCKSVRARTSNLNEELGQVEIILSDKTGTLTRNEMEFRKCSIAGISYGGDMKEVDLAASRRMNTCAETCRSSIDESNTSQSFEFSELSEADIMVTEKAIPGGREDGENLSTENPEISTVGKESVIKGFNFRDDRLMNNRWIHRSNLYDVIMFFRVMALCHTGIPVEANQTDKLKYEAESPEEVAFLVASQEFAFQFFRRTQSVMVLKELDPSSGKVVEREYKILHLLEFSSSRKRMSVIVRNKGGQIFLFCKGADSIIFDRLAENGKSYQDSTALHLSNYAEDGFRTLAFAYRIIESAEYEHWNSIFSQAKTTIGPERDELLDKASEMIEKDLILLGAAAVEDKLQKGVPECIDKLAQAGLKIWLLTGDKKETAVNIGFSCSLLQQDMKQFHLCLSKEAETKIQVKAMKEDLLYQIESSYQVMCEECNKDSPFAMVVDGKALEVALTDGVKNQFLQLAVNCAFVICCRVSPKQKALITRLVKEYTGKTTLAIGDGANDVGMIQEAHIGIGISGMEGMQILYFVYKNIVLGLTLFYYECYTSFCGEVLYDDWYLVLFNVILTSLPVISLGVLEQDVSSEICLQFPSLYKQGPKNISFAWKRIIGWILNGVVASLIIFLANIYILSSAAFRQQGEVADVAHLGGITFTCIIWTVNCQIALLVSHFTLIQHLFIWGSILSWYIFLLVYGALPPAYSKKGFHLFMEAIGSAPVYWMITLIVTVASLLPYFMHIVIQRLFYPLDDHILQEMKYCKKESINNQVWQREQSNSRKSTLIGLSARVDARIQYLKEHLHQRKKSIYRSVTSSPIYKSLTSSPLFQ, encoded by the exons ATGCCAGAGTCATCAAGGAGAACTAAGGGGAAGATAAGATGGAGCAAACTGTACACCTTCACGTGCTTGCGACCCTCCACTGCAGATTTTGTTCATCAAGAGCACCTTGGTCAGCCAGGATTTTCTCGTGTGGTTCTCTGCAATGAAACTCAACTACACAAGACCAAACCTCACAAATACCCCAGCAATTATGTATCCACAACTAAGTACAATGTAGTCACTTTTCTTCCCCAATCACTGTTTGAGCAATTCCGCAGAGTTGCCAATCTTTATTTTCTCTTGGCAGCCGTGCTGTCCGTCACTTCTTTGGCTCCTTTTTCTCCTATAAGCTTGGTTGCTCCCTTGGTGTTTGTAATTGGGATTAGCATGCTTAAAGAGGCTGTGGAAGATTGGCATAGGTTCTTACAG GACTTGAATGTGAACTCTCGAACTGTAAAGGCTCGTGTAGGAAACGGCAGATTTGCTGATAAAAAATGGAGAGAACTTTCTGTAGGAGATGTCATTAAAGTTCataagaatgaatattttccaaGTGATCTCCTCTTTCTATCTTCCAGCTACGAGGATGGAATTTGTTATGTAGAGACCATGAACCTTGATGGAGAAACAAATCTGAAAGTTAAAAGATGCTTAGAAGCAACACTCGGCATGAATGAAGATGAGGAACTCAGCAAATTCAAAGGCACTGTCCGTTGTGAGGACCCAAATCCAAATCTTTACACCTTTGTGGGCAATTTGGAGTTTGAAAATGAATCATATGCCTTGTGCCCTGCTCAGGTGCTTCTAAGAGATTCAAAACTTCGTAACACTGATTACATTTATGGAGTAGTTGTTTTTAGCGGGCCTGATACAAAAGCAGTACAAAACTCCACAAGGTCGCCATCTAAACGTAGCCGGATAGAAAAAAAGATGGATCGTgtgatttatcttcttttttcatttctttttttgatatcatTAGTCACCGCAATTGCTTCTGCATTCTTTCTGAAATACGAGATGCTTGAATGGTCGTACCTTCGATTGCAAGATGATGACAATCCACTCTTCAATCCCTCAAAGCCCAAGGTTTCTGGTCTTCTGCACTTTGCAAGGGCCCTAATTTTGTATGGCTACTTGATCCCCATTTCCTTATATGTTTCCATTGAAGTGGTGAAAGTTTTACAAACCATGTTAATCAACAAAGATATTGAAATGTATGACGAAGTAACATGTAAGTCTGTTCGAGCCCGAACTTCAAATTTAAATGAAGAACTTGGTCAGGTAGAAATTATTCTTTCGGATAAAACAGGGACTTTGACTCGTAATGAGATGGAATTTAGAAAATGCTCAATTGCAGGGATCTCATATGGGGGTGATATGAAGGAAGTTGATCTTGCTGCATCTAGAAGAATGAATACTTGTGCTGAGACTTGTCGAAGCAGTATTGACGAATCCAACACCAGTCAAAGCTTTGAGTTTTCTGAATTATCTGAGGCAGACATCATGGTCACTGAAAAGGCAATTCCAGGTGGCCGAGAAGATGGGGAGAATCTGAGCACTGAAAACCCAGAAATCTCTACTGTGGGGAAGGAATCTGTTATCAAGGGTTTCAACTTCAGGGATGATAGGCTCATGAACAATCGATGGATACACAGATCCAACTTATATGATGTCATAATGTTCTTCAGAGTCATGGCTCTATGCCACACAGGCATACCTGTTGAAGCCAATCAGACTGATAAGCTAAAGTATGAGGCTGAGTCACCAGAAGAAGTGGCTTTTTTGGTAGCTTCACAAGAATTTGCATTCCAATTTTTCCGAAGAACCCAATCTGTAATGGTTCTCAAGGAGCTGGATCCTTCCTCTGGAAAGGTGGTGGAGAG GGAGTACAAGATTTTACATTTGTTGGAGTTCAGTAGTTCACGGAAGAGAATGTCAGTCATAGTGAGGAATAAAGGTGGTCAGATCTTTCTCTTTTGCAAAGGTGCTGACAG CATTATCTTCGACAGGCTTGCAGAAAATGGTAAATCATACCAAGACTCAACAGCTTTGCACCTTTCAAATTATGCAGAAGATGGTTTTCGCACTCTAGCATTTGCATATAGGATTATAGAGAGTGCAGAATACGAACATTGGAACTCTATATTTTCACAGGCTAAGACCACAATAGGTCCTGAAAGAGATGAATTACTAGATAAAGCATCTGAAATGATTGAAAAAGATCTGATTTTATTGGGGGCTGCTGCTGTTGAAGACAAGTTACAGAAAGGG GTTCCAGAGTGCATAGATAAACTTGCCCAAGCAGGGCTAAAAATATGGCTGCTCACAGGTGACAAGAAGGAAACTGCAGTAAATATTGG ATTTTCTTGTAGCTTACTTCAGCAGGATATGAAGCAGTTCCATTTATGTTTGAGCAAAGAAGCTGAAACTAAGATCCAAGTGAAG GCTATGAAAGAAGACCTTTTATATCAAATTGAAAGTTCGTACCAAGTGATGTGTGAAGAATGCAATAAAGACTCTCCCTTTGCCATGGTGGTAGATGGCAAAGCTCTTGAAGTCGCTTTGACAGATGGCGTAAAGAACCAGTTCTTACAGTTGGCTGTTAATTGTGCCTTTGTTATATGCTGTCGAGTGTCTCCGAAACAGAAAGCGTTG ATTACTCGATTGGTGAAAGAGTATACTGGAAAGACAACCCTTGCCATTGGAGATGGGGCAAATGATGTTGGCATGATTCAAGAAGCTCATATTGGTATTGGGATTAGTGGCATGGAAGGAATGCAA ATTCTCTACTTTGTATACAAGAACATTGTACTTGGCCTCACTCTATTCTATTATGAATGTTACACAAGTTTCTGTGGGGAGGTCCTATATGATGACTGGTACTTGGTGCTGTTCAATGTGATTTTGACATCATTGCCAGTGATATCATTAGGAGTCCTAGAGCAGGATGTTTCCTCTGAAATATGCCTCCAG TTCCCTTCCCTTTATAAACAGGGTCCAAAGAACATATCCTTTGCTTGGAAGCGCATCATTGGTTGGATATTGAATGGTGTGGTAGCTTCTCTAATCATCTTTCTTGCCAATATATACATACTCTCCTCTGCCGCATTCCGACAGCAGGGAGAAGTTGCAGATGTTGCACACCTCGGTGGCATTACATTCACATGCATAATCTGGACTGTAAATTGCCAAATTGCTCTACTTGTCAGTCACTTTACTTTGATCCAACATCTTTTTATATGGGGTAGCATATTGTCCTGGTACATCTTCCTGCTTGTGTATGGTGCTCTTCCTCCTGCCTACTCAAAGAAAGGATTCCATCTCTTCATGGAAGCTATTGGCAGTGCACCAGTGTATTGGATGATTACATTGATTGTCACAGTAGCTTCTCTTCTACCATACTTCATGCACATTGTCATCCAACGTTTATTCTATCCCCTGGATGATCATATCCTTCAAGAAATGAAGTATTGCAAGAAAGAAAGTATCAACAATCAAGTATGGCAAAGGGAGCAATCCAACTCAAGGAAGAGCACCCTGATAGGGCTTTCTGCCAGAGTTGATGCAAGGATTCAATATTTGAAAGAACACTTGCACCAGAggaaaaaatcaatatatagaTCAGTAACAAGCAGCCCAATATACAAGTCATTGACAAGCAGCCCATTATTTCAATGA
- the LOC122277153 gene encoding phospholipid-transporting ATPase 6-like isoform X3, with the protein MNLDGETNLKVKRCLEATLGMNEDEELSKFKGTVRCEDPNPNLYTFVGNLEFENESYALCPAQVLLRDSKLRNTDYIYGVVVFSGPDTKAVQNSTRSPSKRSRIEKKMDRVIYLLFSFLFLISLVTAIASAFFLKYEMLEWSYLRLQDDDNPLFNPSKPKVSGLLHFARALILYGYLIPISLYVSIEVVKVLQTMLINKDIEMYDEVTCKSVRARTSNLNEELGQVEIILSDKTGTLTRNEMEFRKCSIAGISYGGDMKEVDLAASRRMNTCAETCRSSIDESNTSQSFEFSELSEADIMVTEKAIPGGREDGENLSTENPEISTVGKESVIKGFNFRDDRLMNNRWIHRSNLYDVIMFFRVMALCHTGIPVEANQTDKLKYEAESPEEVAFLVASQEFAFQFFRRTQSVMVLKELDPSSGKVVEREYKILHLLEFSSSRKRMSVIVRNKGGQIFLFCKGADSIIFDRLAENGKSYQDSTALHLSNYAEDGFRTLAFAYRIIESAEYEHWNSIFSQAKTTIGPERDELLDKASEMIEKDLILLGAAAVEDKLQKGVPECIDKLAQAGLKIWLLTGDKKETAVNIGFSCSLLQQDMKQFHLCLSKEAETKIQVKAMKEDLLYQIESSYQVMCEECNKDSPFAMVVDGKALEVALTDGVKNQFLQLAVNCAFVICCRVSPKQKALITRLVKEYTGKTTLAIGDGANDVGMIQEAHIGIGISGMEGMQAVMASDFSLPQFRFLERLLIVHGHWCYKRISKMILYFVYKNIVLGLTLFYYECYTSFCGEVLYDDWYLVLFNVILTSLPVISLGVLEQDVSSEICLQFPSLYKQGPKNISFAWKRIIGWILNGVVASLIIFLANIYILSSAAFRQQGEVADVAHLGGITFTCIIWTVNCQIALLVSHFTLIQHLFIWGSILSWYIFLLVYGALPPAYSKKGFHLFMEAIGSAPVYWMITLIVTVASLLPYFMHIVIQRLFYPLDDHILQEMKYCKKESINNQVWQREQSNSRKSTLIGLSARVDARIQYLKEHLHQRKKSIYRSVTSSPIYKSLTSSPLFQ; encoded by the exons ATGAACCTTGATGGAGAAACAAATCTGAAAGTTAAAAGATGCTTAGAAGCAACACTCGGCATGAATGAAGATGAGGAACTCAGCAAATTCAAAGGCACTGTCCGTTGTGAGGACCCAAATCCAAATCTTTACACCTTTGTGGGCAATTTGGAGTTTGAAAATGAATCATATGCCTTGTGCCCTGCTCAGGTGCTTCTAAGAGATTCAAAACTTCGTAACACTGATTACATTTATGGAGTAGTTGTTTTTAGCGGGCCTGATACAAAAGCAGTACAAAACTCCACAAGGTCGCCATCTAAACGTAGCCGGATAGAAAAAAAGATGGATCGTgtgatttatcttcttttttcatttctttttttgatatcatTAGTCACCGCAATTGCTTCTGCATTCTTTCTGAAATACGAGATGCTTGAATGGTCGTACCTTCGATTGCAAGATGATGACAATCCACTCTTCAATCCCTCAAAGCCCAAGGTTTCTGGTCTTCTGCACTTTGCAAGGGCCCTAATTTTGTATGGCTACTTGATCCCCATTTCCTTATATGTTTCCATTGAAGTGGTGAAAGTTTTACAAACCATGTTAATCAACAAAGATATTGAAATGTATGACGAAGTAACATGTAAGTCTGTTCGAGCCCGAACTTCAAATTTAAATGAAGAACTTGGTCAGGTAGAAATTATTCTTTCGGATAAAACAGGGACTTTGACTCGTAATGAGATGGAATTTAGAAAATGCTCAATTGCAGGGATCTCATATGGGGGTGATATGAAGGAAGTTGATCTTGCTGCATCTAGAAGAATGAATACTTGTGCTGAGACTTGTCGAAGCAGTATTGACGAATCCAACACCAGTCAAAGCTTTGAGTTTTCTGAATTATCTGAGGCAGACATCATGGTCACTGAAAAGGCAATTCCAGGTGGCCGAGAAGATGGGGAGAATCTGAGCACTGAAAACCCAGAAATCTCTACTGTGGGGAAGGAATCTGTTATCAAGGGTTTCAACTTCAGGGATGATAGGCTCATGAACAATCGATGGATACACAGATCCAACTTATATGATGTCATAATGTTCTTCAGAGTCATGGCTCTATGCCACACAGGCATACCTGTTGAAGCCAATCAGACTGATAAGCTAAAGTATGAGGCTGAGTCACCAGAAGAAGTGGCTTTTTTGGTAGCTTCACAAGAATTTGCATTCCAATTTTTCCGAAGAACCCAATCTGTAATGGTTCTCAAGGAGCTGGATCCTTCCTCTGGAAAGGTGGTGGAGAG GGAGTACAAGATTTTACATTTGTTGGAGTTCAGTAGTTCACGGAAGAGAATGTCAGTCATAGTGAGGAATAAAGGTGGTCAGATCTTTCTCTTTTGCAAAGGTGCTGACAG CATTATCTTCGACAGGCTTGCAGAAAATGGTAAATCATACCAAGACTCAACAGCTTTGCACCTTTCAAATTATGCAGAAGATGGTTTTCGCACTCTAGCATTTGCATATAGGATTATAGAGAGTGCAGAATACGAACATTGGAACTCTATATTTTCACAGGCTAAGACCACAATAGGTCCTGAAAGAGATGAATTACTAGATAAAGCATCTGAAATGATTGAAAAAGATCTGATTTTATTGGGGGCTGCTGCTGTTGAAGACAAGTTACAGAAAGGG GTTCCAGAGTGCATAGATAAACTTGCCCAAGCAGGGCTAAAAATATGGCTGCTCACAGGTGACAAGAAGGAAACTGCAGTAAATATTGG ATTTTCTTGTAGCTTACTTCAGCAGGATATGAAGCAGTTCCATTTATGTTTGAGCAAAGAAGCTGAAACTAAGATCCAAGTGAAG GCTATGAAAGAAGACCTTTTATATCAAATTGAAAGTTCGTACCAAGTGATGTGTGAAGAATGCAATAAAGACTCTCCCTTTGCCATGGTGGTAGATGGCAAAGCTCTTGAAGTCGCTTTGACAGATGGCGTAAAGAACCAGTTCTTACAGTTGGCTGTTAATTGTGCCTTTGTTATATGCTGTCGAGTGTCTCCGAAACAGAAAGCGTTG ATTACTCGATTGGTGAAAGAGTATACTGGAAAGACAACCCTTGCCATTGGAGATGGGGCAAATGATGTTGGCATGATTCAAGAAGCTCATATTGGTATTGGGATTAGTGGCATGGAAGGAATGCAA GCAGTAATGGCAAGTGACTTCTCATTGCCTCAATTCCGATTTTTAGAGAGGTTACTTATAGTTCATGGGCACTGGTGTTACAAGAGAATTTCCAAAATG ATTCTCTACTTTGTATACAAGAACATTGTACTTGGCCTCACTCTATTCTATTATGAATGTTACACAAGTTTCTGTGGGGAGGTCCTATATGATGACTGGTACTTGGTGCTGTTCAATGTGATTTTGACATCATTGCCAGTGATATCATTAGGAGTCCTAGAGCAGGATGTTTCCTCTGAAATATGCCTCCAG TTCCCTTCCCTTTATAAACAGGGTCCAAAGAACATATCCTTTGCTTGGAAGCGCATCATTGGTTGGATATTGAATGGTGTGGTAGCTTCTCTAATCATCTTTCTTGCCAATATATACATACTCTCCTCTGCCGCATTCCGACAGCAGGGAGAAGTTGCAGATGTTGCACACCTCGGTGGCATTACATTCACATGCATAATCTGGACTGTAAATTGCCAAATTGCTCTACTTGTCAGTCACTTTACTTTGATCCAACATCTTTTTATATGGGGTAGCATATTGTCCTGGTACATCTTCCTGCTTGTGTATGGTGCTCTTCCTCCTGCCTACTCAAAGAAAGGATTCCATCTCTTCATGGAAGCTATTGGCAGTGCACCAGTGTATTGGATGATTACATTGATTGTCACAGTAGCTTCTCTTCTACCATACTTCATGCACATTGTCATCCAACGTTTATTCTATCCCCTGGATGATCATATCCTTCAAGAAATGAAGTATTGCAAGAAAGAAAGTATCAACAATCAAGTATGGCAAAGGGAGCAATCCAACTCAAGGAAGAGCACCCTGATAGGGCTTTCTGCCAGAGTTGATGCAAGGATTCAATATTTGAAAGAACACTTGCACCAGAggaaaaaatcaatatatagaTCAGTAACAAGCAGCCCAATATACAAGTCATTGACAAGCAGCCCATTATTTCAATGA